The proteins below come from a single Terriglobia bacterium genomic window:
- a CDS encoding prephenate dehydrogenase: MIGGSLALALKHHGFLGRIIGCDRPPVLAEAKARGVIDTGFDDPAQACANSEVVVLATPVGPIMDLLERLGPLAPSDTLFTDVGSTKADVIARARDIFGDRVGERFLAGHPMAGKENSGIEQADASLFTGAVWLFTPLPGQDIRRGRLGEYVQWIERIGARALAMDVERHDRICAWISHLPQMLSTALAATLRDEFGNDPELEAIGGRALREMTRLAQSPYSMWRDIALTNTANIQEALLCLEQRLAHLRDNLRSRELEAEFDIARRFRKP, from the coding sequence ATGATCGGCGGCTCGTTGGCGCTTGCGCTCAAGCACCACGGTTTCCTCGGGCGCATTATCGGCTGCGATCGCCCGCCGGTCCTCGCCGAAGCCAAAGCGCGCGGCGTCATTGACACCGGCTTCGACGATCCGGCGCAAGCTTGCGCCAACAGCGAGGTCGTCGTCCTCGCCACGCCCGTCGGCCCGATCATGGATCTGCTGGAGCGTCTCGGCCCGCTGGCGCCTTCCGACACGCTGTTCACCGACGTCGGCAGCACCAAGGCCGACGTCATCGCCCGCGCCCGCGACATCTTCGGCGATCGCGTGGGGGAGCGTTTTCTTGCCGGTCATCCCATGGCAGGGAAAGAGAACAGCGGAATCGAGCAGGCTGACGCCAGTCTTTTCACCGGCGCGGTGTGGCTGTTCACGCCGCTGCCCGGCCAGGACATCCGCCGCGGCCGCCTGGGCGAATACGTGCAGTGGATCGAGCGCATCGGCGCGCGCGCGCTGGCGATGGACGTGGAGCGTCACGACCGCATCTGCGCCTGGATCAGCCACCTGCCGCAGATGCTTTCCACCGCCCTCGCCGCCACGTTACGCGATGAATTCGGAAACGACCCTGAGCTGGAGGCGATCGGCGGGCGCGCGCTGCGCGAGATGACCCGCTTGGCGCAAAGTCCGTACAGCATGTGGCGCGATATTGCGCTGACCAACACCGCCAATATCCAGGAAGCGCTGCTGTGCCTGGAGCAGCGCCTGGCGCATCTGCGCGATAACCTTCGAAGCCGCGAACTGGAAGCGGAATTCGACATCGCCCGCCGCTTCCGCAAACCGTAG